The Hymenobacter sp. DG25A nucleotide sequence CGCGAGAACGGGCAATGGCGCACCGACATGACGATTCGGGTGGAGCCTGCCCGCTTTCAGGCTCTACTGGCTACTATTTGTAAGCTGGGTACCGTGGAAGAGAAAAAGTTAAACACTGATGACGTAACAGCCGAACATGCTGATATAGCCGCGCGCTTACGAACCAAGCGGGCCGTTGAAGCCCGATACGTTGGTCTTTTAGCCAATGTAAAGAGCATCAAGGAAGTACTGCAAGTTGAAGAGAAAATCAGTGAGGTGCGGGAAGAGATAGAAGCAACGGAAAGTCGCCTGAAAGCCCTAAATGATGCCGTAGCGTATTCCACCATCACGGTAAGTCTCTATCAACCCATTGCGGAGACTATTCCGGATGCACCGGTGGTTTCCTGGAGCAGCCGGGTGGTGGAAGCTTTTTATGGTGGTTGGCAATTGCTCGCCTCCCTCCTGGTAGGCTTGGTTACGATTTGGCCGTTATGGGTATTTGGCTCTATTGGCTTCTGGCTTTGGCACCGCCGCAAGGCATGGCTAAATGGATAGTAGTAAAAACTGAAGTGGCGCCTAACTCAAATGGAGTTAGGCGCCACTTCGGCATTTGCGAGGATTCTTCCTTAGTCAATGACCATATCAATAACAGCCGTTACCAGCGACAGCACCACGCTGAACAGTAAGGCTGACAGGAAGCCATCTACCTTAAAGCCGGGCAGAATCCAGTCGGCCAACAGTACGATAACGGCGTTGATAACCAGCAGGAACAGGCCCAGGGTGATAATGGTGATAGGAAAGCCCAGAATCTTGAGAATGGGCTTCACCACCGCGTTCAATACGGCCAGCACCAGTACCAGCAGAATAGCATCAGAGAAACCCGCCAGATGCGCCCCGGGCAGGAACCTGGCCAGCACGTAGGTGATAATAGCAGTCAGCAAGAACTTGAGTATAAAGCCCATATGCTTAAAGGTTAAAATGTGGAGAGAGGGTAGAATACCAGCGCGGGATATAGCGCCGGGCTAATGTACTCTTTCCGCCCGGTTTGGGTTATTCCCGGAGGCAGTATCCCTAAATAAAAAGACCTGCTCCGGGTGCCGGAACAGGTCTTTTTATTTATCGGGGAATATCAGCTTATGACGGCATACCGGTTGCTTTCAGCAAGCCCTGCGAAACGGCCATCCAGTTGCACATCTGATACAGCAGACGGGCACCCACGTTGCCATCCCAGTCAGTTTCGCCAGGCGCTACCTCGTTCAGGTCGCAGCCAATGATGGTGCGGCCGGAGCGCACAATGGTCCGGATCAGGTACAGGGCTTCCTCAAACTCCAGGCCGCCGGGCACGGGCGTACCGGTGCCGGGGCACAGCTTGGGGTCGAGACCATCAATATCAAAGCTCAGATACACCTTCTGGGGCAGCTGGGCAATAATTTTGCCGCACATCTTCTTCCAGGATTTTTTGGCGTACATCTCGTCGCGCAGGAAACGATGATGGAACATCACCACCCGGCCCCCGGACTGCGCAATCAGGTCGGCTTCCTGCTGACACAGGTCGCGGATGCCTACCTGCACCAGCTTCTTCACCTGGGGCAGGTTCAGGGCATTGTACATGATGGAGGCGTGCGAGTACTCAAAGCCTTCGTAGGCGGGGCGCAGGTCGCAGTGGGCATCAATCTGCAGAATACCGAACTCCTCGTGGCGCTCGGCCAGCGCGTGCATGTAGCCCAGTGGGGTGCTGTGGTCGCCGCCAAGCACAACTACAGCTTTGCCCGCATCCAGATAAGCGCCGGTTTTTTGCTTGAGCCAGTCCCGCAGTTCCTTGCCTTTGGCGGTTACCTTGGTTTGCACACTGGCGTGCCTGGCGGCGTCGGCGGCCGGCTGGCCTTCTTCCAGCCAGCTGATGTAATCGGCAGCCTGCACCCGAAGCTCATTGCTTTGCTGCGCCCAAGAGGCATCTTCATCCTCCATGGCAATGCCCAGACGCCAGGCGTCTGCTACGTCCAGATCATACAGATCCACCTGCATGGAGGCGTCGCGGATGGCGGCCGGGCCCTGCGCCGTACCCGCCTGGTACGATACCGTAACTTCCCACGGCACGGGCACTATTACCAGTTGGGCTTCTTCCAGGGTGAAGGGCAAACCAAAAATGCCGCCGGAAGCATCACCTACCCCATTGGGGTCGAAGCTGGCCAGTTTTTTATCGAGAGCGGATGTAGACATAGGAGGGAAAAACGTGTGTACAACGACCCCGGCAGACGTTTACTCCGTCGGGTTGGGGCCGCCCAGGAAATTATAAGTGCGAATGATTTCGAGAATCTTGACGAAGGTGTCGCGGTCAAAAAACAGCATCAGGGGCAGCTCTACGGAGTTATTCTGGTCCGAGAACTGCGTAATAACGGAGAAGATGAGCGGCTTCCAGCCCGGATTGTGAATAATGAGGCCTTGCAGGGAATTGGCAATATCCCCGCTGGGGGAAACCGGCGGCGCGCCGTACACATTGGCCTTCAGAATATTGGCCAGCTGCGTTACCAGTGCCCCCGTGATGATGTTACTCATCTCCAGCAACAACGATTCCTGCATGGCATCCACCTCCACTGATTCCGGAACATCCAGACGAAGACAGACTTTTGACAGCCGCTGCACATGCTGCCCCGAGAAGAGCATCAGCGTAGTACCATGAAAATCCCCCCGAATGTCGGACTGGATGATTTTATGCGTGTTCTCATACTTGCGTACCAGATCCACCATACTCTCCAACGGCATCAAATCCAGGTTGGGCACCTCCAAGAGTACTTTCTCCTGGGCAATTACGGCAAACGAATCTGCCGCCCGAGCCAGGCCGATGTTGAGAATCTCACGGATGATATCTCGCTCCAGTTCCGTCATGTGCAACTCCATACTATCATTCGGTTAACCATTGCCCTGATATAAGGGCAGCGGCATCTGCAATACGTAGGTTAAGGTCGTTTAGCCAGGAATACCCGCGTTAGTGCCGGAACATCTAACACAAGGCATACCTGCCCGTTACCCAGCAGCGTAACTCCCCCAAACAAATCAATTGTATCGAGGGGTTGCGTCATGGGTTTAATCACAATGTTTTGCTGGCGCAAAAACCGGTCGACGATAAGGCCCAGCCGGCGGTTGTTGTAGTTGACGATGATGATATCCTGCCGTCCGATGAGCTCTTCCGTATCGGCGGCGGGCAGGTTTTCATCCCCCCCATGCAGCAGTTGGCGCAGGCTCACTACCGGCACGTTTTCGCCCTGCACCTCGGCCAGCAGCATCCCTCCCACTACGTGGAGTTCCTCAGGCCAGAGCGATACAACGGAGTCAATGTGCATGAGCAGCAGCGCGTAGCTGCGTTCTTCCAGTTCAAAGAGCAAAGCTCCTTTCACGGCAATGGAAGTAGGCAGCACCAGGGTAAACGTGGTGCCTTTGCCCAACTCAGAATCGACGCGCAATTGCCCGCCCATCGAGTCGATGGCCAGTTTAACCACATCTAGGCCCACGCCCCGGCCGGATATTTCGGTTACTTCCTCGGCCATGGAAAAACCGGGCTCAAAAAGCAGCGCGCGCACCGCCGGGGCACTTAGAGAGGCCGCGGTCTGGGCGTTAATCAACCCGCGCGAAACGGCTTTGCTTCTTACTTTTTCTACATCAATACCCCGGCCGTCGTCGCGCACCTGAATCAGCACGTCGTCGCGCTCAATGGCCGCTTCCAAGGCTAGCTCGCCCATGGGGGGCTTACCGGCCTTGGTGCGCTCCTCCGGCGTTTCAATGCCGTGCCCAATGGCGTTGCGCACCAGGTGCAGCAAGGAGTCCGTGATGATCTGCAGAATGTTGCGGTCAATCTGGATGTCCTGGCCGCTGATGCTCAGGTTGACTTCCTTATGCTCGGTGGTAGCCACGTCGCGCACCACGCGGGGAAACTTGTTGAACAGCGAGCCGACGTTTACCAGGCGGGCATCCATTACGCTGTACTGCAGTTCATCGGCGATGCGGAACAGGTGCGCCGCTGCCGATTGCAGGGCCGGATTACCAATTTCCTGCCCCAGCGTAAAGATTCGGTCCCGGTCAATAATCAGCTCCCCTACCAGGTTCAGCAGGTGATCAAGCTTTTTTATCTGGATATAGACGAGGTCAGACAGCTCCAGCTTGCGGGAGTCATCAACGGCTATGTCTTCATCGGTGAGGATAGGCGCCTCCCCGCGTACCAGGCGGTCCAGGTTATCCAGCAGCGTCTCGGCATTGGGCAGTTCTTGGTTTTCGCCGATAGCGCGAACCATGGCCCCAATGGTATCAATGCCGGAGAACAATACGTTGGTGATAGAGCCGGAAAACTCCTTTTCCCTGCTCCGGATCAACCCAAAGATGGTTTCCATCTGGTGAGCCACTTCCCCCAGATCCATAAAGCCCATGGCGCGGGCATTGGCCTTTAGGTTGTGCATCAGGCGGAACAACTCGTTCAGCGCCTGTTCGCTTTGCGGGTTTTTCTCCAGCTCACTGATGTGGCGGCTCATGGCGTCGTAGTATTCGAGCGCCTCAGCCATAAATATTTCGCGGTACTCCTGCTCGCGTGACCTCATAAGTTGGTGGCCTGAGATAAGGAATACCGGCTAGGACGCGGCGTAACTACCGGCGACAAATAGCGGCTGATAAAGTCGGAAATTTCGTGTACCGGCAGCACCTGCGAGGCAAATCCACCCTGGATTACAGCCTTCGGCATACTGAAAACAGCAGCCGAGGATTCATCCTGCGCGATAACCATACCGCCATGCTGCTGCACCGTTTGCGCCCCCAACGCTCCGTCGCGCCCCAGCCCACTCAGGACTACGCCTATTACCTTGCGCCCCATGGCGCGGGCCGCCGAGGACATGAGCATATCAACGGAAGGAACATCGGAAGTAGTGGCTGAATCGGCGGCAAACTCCATTTGCCAGGCCAGCCAGGGGCCGCCCGTTACCGGCTGCACCACCATATTGTGCCCACCGGGCGCCACCAGAATCCGGCCGGCTTCCAGCCGGGAGCCGGCGCAGGCAGCGTCAACGGGCAAGGGAGAAATGCGACGCAGGCGCTCTACAAACGAGTTTGTGAACTGCGCCGGCAGGTGCACAGCTACCAGGACAGCTTGCTTCAGATTGGGTGTGAGGCCTCGTACTACTCTCTCTACGGCGCTGGCGCCCCCTGTGGAGCCTCCCAGAACAATGATTCCCCGCGGGGGAGCAAAGATGGAAGTGGCCGTTTTCCCGAGGCGGGATATTAGCTGTTTGGGGCGTATCATCTGCACTTTGCGCCGTAGCTCTGAGTGCTGCGCAGCCGCCAGCGGGTGGTCTTCGGGCAGCAACGGAGTCAGATAATCATACACGCCCCAGCGGGCTGCTTCCCGCATCAGACTAGGCAATGGAACCGCATTGGCATACAGCAGCACCGGTACGGGGCTGTGGGTGGCCAGCTGGTCCAGACCCGGCAAAACAGATTCCCCGGCAATAACCAGATCCGGCCGGAGGGCGCGGGCTTTCCGCACCAGATCCTCGCCACTCAGCGCTGAGCCTACTACCCGCACGTGGGGGGTAGCAGCCAACAGCTTTGCCAACGCCAGCCGGGTAAGGCCAGGAAGTTCGCCGAGCAGAATAGCTAAAGGTTCGGTGATACGGGACACGAAAAAAAGAGAGGAATAAGCGAAAGCTGCGCCACGGCTATGCGTGGCCAGAAGAAAAAGACTACGCCTGGGGTGTAGACTCAGACGAAGTATCGGATGCGGCGGTGTCCGTAGCGTCGGATGCCGGAGCATCGGCGGCAGTTTCAGCTTCGCTATCAGCCTGCTGCAGCATGGTGCCTACAATTTCCAGTACTTTTTCCTCGGAGAAGGGCTTCACAATGTAAGCCACGGCGCCGCTTTCCAGCGCTTCGTTTACAATCACCTCCTGGCCCACGGCGCTGCACATTACAATGCGCACGTTGGGCTGCTCCTGCCGAATGCCTTTCAGCACATCCAGACCGGTATTATCTGGCAGGATAACGTCCAGCGTGATGAGGTCAGGGCGGGTGGCGGCGGCCATTTCCAGCGCTTGCTGGCCGTTGGCTGCCTCGCCTACCACGTCGTAACCGGCGTCGGTAAGCATATTCTTAAGCATCGTGCGCATGTAGAACGAGTCGTCCACGATGAGGATGCGGTTTTTCATATAGTTGGGGTAAGTCGGTCAGAAAATGAAATGGGCGGAAAACGTGTAGGCCTAGGTACGGCTGCGTGCGGTAGAAGATTCCGCCCGGGGGTTTAATTGCATGATTTCCGATGGGGTCAGCAGCTTCATCATGTCCAGTACAATAATGATGCGGTTGTCGAATCGGGCAATTCCCTCGATATACTTCTCCTGAATGTTGCTGTCCTGCAGGAACTCCGGGGCCCGCTCTATGGCAGAAACCGGCAAGGAAAGCGGCTGGGGCACCTCGCGCACCACAATACCAATGGTATAGTCGTGGGCTTCGATGGCCAGTGTGTAGGTAATACCCGTGCTGAGGTCACCTTTGCCCCGGCGCAGGCCAAAACGCTCTTCCAGGTCAATAATAGCAATGATGTCGCCGCGCAGATTGGCAATGCCTTTCACGAAGGCCGGGGTTTTGGGCATGCGCGCAATATCCGGGGTAATGGTTACCTCCTTCACCTGCTCAATGCGTACGCCGTACTCCTCGGTGCCTAGGCGGAAAACAATCAGCTGCACCAGTGCTTCCTGCACAATGGGCTTCCGTTCGCCGCTGCTTTCTGTTTGAACCATAGCTGAAAACAGGAAAACCTACGCTGCCGCCGTATGAGAGGCGCAGCGTAGGAATCCGGGTTTATTTAGACGTTGATTTTTTGCCTTTGCCTGCCTGAGCGGGAGCTGCTTTGGCCTCCTTGGCCGCTGCTGCTTTTGCCTTGCCATTATTGGAAGGCTCGGCTTTTACCACGGCCTGCCGTGGAGCTGCGGGGGCCGGTGCCTCCGGCCGGGGCCGGGCGGCTGTCCGCTCCCGCTTCACCGTGGCCGGAGCAGGTACCGGAGCCGTAGCGCGCGCCATGTGGCGTGTGCGCACCGGAGCTTCTACTTTGGCAACGGGCTGTTCAATCCGACGAACGGTGCGGCGCAGTACCGGGGCGGGCTCAGGCTCCACGTACTCAATCAGCTGGAAGGCCGACAGACCTACCTGCAGGTCATCCGCAATGTCGGTCAGCTTCTGGCTGGAAGCCGTGAGCTCCTGCATGGAAGACGACAGCTGCTTGGCAGTGCCAGCCACTTGCTGCGTACCAGATGCCGTTTGCTCGGCAATGGCTACTACTTCCTCTACGTACTTTACTACGTCGCCAATCGAGGTTTTCTGAATCTCGGTAGCTGTGAGAATGTCGCGGGAGGTGCGCAGCGTTTCACCGCTGGAAGTGGCAATGTTCTTAAAGGCGCTGGATGCTTCAAACGTAGCGTTCTTGCCTTTCAGTACCCGGCCTTCCATGGTTGAAATAGCGGTTGCGGCAGAGATGGTGTCTTTCTTAACATCCTCTACCAGCGTGGCAATTTCGTTGGCCGATTTGCGGGAGCCTTCGGCCAGTTTCCGGATTTCTTCGGCTACTACGGCAAAACCACGGCCGGCTTCCCCGGCACGGGCTGCTTCGATGGCCGCGTTCAGTGCCAGCAGGTTGGTTTGCGAGGCAATGTCCGTGATAACACCCAGCGACTTGCTGATTTCTCCCGAACGGGTACTCAGTACTTCAATGGTACGGGCCGTTTGCGCAGCCGCGTTGGAGATTTCCTCCATGTTCTTTACCACCTCGGCCACCGTTTTCAGACCCAGCTGCGAGGTTTGCTCACCCAGGATAGCCGATTTGTTTACCACGTCAGCTTTGCCGGCCGTTTCCTTGGTGGCCTGCATGATTTCTTCAATCAGCTTAAAGGCTTGGTCTGTTTTCAATGCCTGGTTCTGAGCACCTTCTGCCATCTGCTGCATGGCCAAAGCCACATCAACCGTAACCCGGCTCATTTCCTGACCTTTACCGGCCATTTCTTCCGAGGAAGTTCCTACTACCAGCGAGGAATCGTTGATTTCGCCCAGCAGCTCGTTCAGGTTTTCAACGGCAAGGTTAAGAGCGTCGGACATGGCCAGGATGTCGCCGGCGGTGGGTACTTCCACGCGCTGGGTCAGGTCACCTTCCGAGATGGCTCGCACCACGCGCGATACTTCCAGTACCGGTGAGGCAATGGATTCCAGCAGGGCGTTGAGCGTGTCTACCAGTTCTTTCCAGCTGCCCGATACGCCGCCTACCGTAGCCCGTTCTGTCAGCTTGCCTTCCACACCGGCCACTTTGGCCACGCGGCTAACTTCTACTGCCAGTCGGTTCAGGTCATCCACCATTCGGTTAATGGTGTCGGCTAGCTCGGCCACTTCGCCTTTGGCTTCCAGAGTCAGCTTTTGGGTCAAGTCACCTTTGGATACCGCCGTTACTACTTTCACAATGCCCCGTACCTGAGTGGTCAGGTTGGAGGCCATGGTGTTTACGTTGTCGGTGAGGTCTTTCCAAACGCCGCTTACGCTTGGCACATTGGCCTGGCCACCGAGGCGGCCTTCCGTTCCTACTTCCTGCGCCACACGGGTTACCTCGCCGGCGAAGATGTTCAGGGAGTCCACCATTCGGTTGATGTTGTCTTTCAGGTCGAGCAGCTCGCCTTTAACATCTACCGAAACTTTCTGGCTTAGGTCGCCGCGGGCTACCGCGGTGGTTACGTTGGCAATGTCCCGTACCTGAGAGGTAAGCGAGGCGGCCATGGTATTTACGTTGTCGGTGAGGTCTTTCCAGGTACCGCGTACGTTAGGTACTACGGCCTGGCCACCCAGTTTACCCTCGGTGCCTACTTCGCGGGCCACGCGGGTTACTTCGTCACCGAACGTGTTCAGGGAGTCCACCATCTGGTTGAGGTTTTCCTTCAACTGGAGCAGCTCGCCTTTTACATCTACTTTGATTTTCTGCGACAAGTCACCGCGGGCTACCGCGGTTGCCACGTTAGCAATGTCCCGCACCTGAGAGGTCAGGTTGCTGGCCATTGTATTTACGTTGTCGGTCAAGTCCTTCCAAGTACCCGAAACGTTTGGCACGTTGGCCTGACCGCCCAGAATACCCTCGGTACCTACTTCCCTTGCCACACGAGTTACCTCGCCAGCGAAGATGTTCAGGGAGTCCACCATCTGGTTCAGAATGTTCTTCAGATCCAGCAGCTCGCCTTTTACATCTACCGTGATTTTCTGGGTCAGGTCACCCTTTGCTACCGCGGTTGCTACGTTAGCAATGTCTCGTACCTGAGAGGTCAGGTTGGAGGCCATCGTGTTTACGTTGTCCGTCAGCTCTTTCCAGGTACCACCTACGCGGGGCACGTTGGCCTGGCCGCCCAGCTTTCCTTCCGTACCAACTTCCCTTGCCACACGAGTTACCTCGCCGGCGAAGATGTTCAGGGAGTCCACCATCTGGTTCAAGATATTCTTGAGCTCCAGGATTTCGCCCTTCACGTTCACCGTCATCTTCTGGCTCAAGTCACCGCGGGCTACGGCCGTTGCCACGTTGGCAATGTCCCGTACCTGGCTCGTTAAGTTCGAGGCCATGTAGTTTACATTGTCTGTCAGCTCCTTCCAAACCCCGGCCACGTTGGGCACCGATGCCTGACCACCCAGTTTTCCTTCGGCCCCTACTTCCAGTGCCACACGAGTTACCTCGCCGGCGAAGAGGTTGAGCGAGTCCACCATTTGGTTCAGGTTCTGCTTCAGTTGCAGAAGCTCGCCCTTTACATCTACCGTAATCTTCT carries:
- a CDS encoding phage holin family protein, giving the protein MGFILKFLLTAIITYVLARFLPGAHLAGFSDAILLVLVLAVLNAVVKPILKILGFPITIITLGLFLLVINAVIVLLADWILPGFKVDGFLSALLFSVVLSLVTAVIDMVID
- a CDS encoding chemotaxis protein CheC, whose amino-acid sequence is MELHMTELERDIIREILNIGLARAADSFAVIAQEKVLLEVPNLDLMPLESMVDLVRKYENTHKIIQSDIRGDFHGTTLMLFSGQHVQRLSKVCLRLDVPESVEVDAMQESLLLEMSNIITGALVTQLANILKANVYGAPPVSPSGDIANSLQGLIIHNPGWKPLIFSVITQFSDQNNSVELPLMLFFDRDTFVKILEIIRTYNFLGGPNPTE
- a CDS encoding chemotaxis protein CheB; protein product: MSRITEPLAILLGELPGLTRLALAKLLAATPHVRVVGSALSGEDLVRKARALRPDLVIAGESVLPGLDQLATHSPVPVLLYANAVPLPSLMREAARWGVYDYLTPLLPEDHPLAAAQHSELRRKVQMIRPKQLISRLGKTATSIFAPPRGIIVLGGSTGGASAVERVVRGLTPNLKQAVLVAVHLPAQFTNSFVERLRRISPLPVDAACAGSRLEAGRILVAPGGHNMVVQPVTGGPWLAWQMEFAADSATTSDVPSVDMLMSSAARAMGRKVIGVVLSGLGRDGALGAQTVQQHGGMVIAQDESSAAVFSMPKAVIQGGFASQVLPVHEISDFISRYLSPVVTPRPSRYSLSQATNL
- a CDS encoding agmatinase family protein translates to MSTSALDKKLASFDPNGVGDASGGIFGLPFTLEEAQLVIVPVPWEVTVSYQAGTAQGPAAIRDASMQVDLYDLDVADAWRLGIAMEDEDASWAQQSNELRVQAADYISWLEEGQPAADAARHASVQTKVTAKGKELRDWLKQKTGAYLDAGKAVVVLGGDHSTPLGYMHALAERHEEFGILQIDAHCDLRPAYEGFEYSHASIMYNALNLPQVKKLVQVGIRDLCQQEADLIAQSGGRVVMFHHRFLRDEMYAKKSWKKMCGKIIAQLPQKVYLSFDIDGLDPKLCPGTGTPVPGGLEFEEALYLIRTIVRSGRTIIGCDLNEVAPGETDWDGNVGARLLYQMCNWMAVSQGLLKATGMPS
- a CDS encoding HAMP domain-containing protein; translation: MASGKNSRSSSTTASPAQPAAADQATAAVTTRRGGAPASSEPIVQLSTPGSNSTRKRGVARGITDEQDPEYVNEQLNRVLYALDAFKKGDVSVRLTKQNDDIFAEIAEAYNSMVEMIGGVGGEVSRISKVAGVEGNLKARASAENAAGFWRDMINNINGLVDSIAVPVLEVGKVLKNISKGNLDESFQIPVSGDFKVMAETINKTIDNLNVFAGEVTRVAQEVGTEGKLGGQASVPNVGGIWKELTDNVNNMASNLTSQVRDIANVATAVAKGDLTQKITVDVKGELLQLKQNLNQMVDSLNLFAGEVTRVAQEVGTEGKLGGQASVPNVGGVWKDLTDNVNNMASNLTSQVRDIANVATAVAKGDLSQKITVDVKGELLQLKQNLNQMVDSLNLFAGEVTRVAQEVGTEGRLGGQAVVPNVGGVWKELTDNVNNMASNLTSQVRDIANVATAVARGDLSQKITVDVKGELLQLKQNLNQMVDSLNLFAGEVTRVALEVGAEGKLGGQASVPNVAGVWKELTDNVNYMASNLTSQVRDIANVATAVARGDLSQKMTVNVKGEILELKNILNQMVDSLNIFAGEVTRVAREVGTEGKLGGQANVPRVGGTWKELTDNVNTMASNLTSQVRDIANVATAVAKGDLTQKITVDVKGELLDLKNILNQMVDSLNIFAGEVTRVAREVGTEGILGGQANVPNVSGTWKDLTDNVNTMASNLTSQVRDIANVATAVARGDLSQKIKVDVKGELLQLKENLNQMVDSLNTFGDEVTRVAREVGTEGKLGGQAVVPNVRGTWKDLTDNVNTMAASLTSQVRDIANVTTAVARGDLSQKVSVDVKGELLDLKDNINRMVDSLNIFAGEVTRVAQEVGTEGRLGGQANVPSVSGVWKDLTDNVNTMASNLTTQVRGIVKVVTAVSKGDLTQKLTLEAKGEVAELADTINRMVDDLNRLAVEVSRVAKVAGVEGKLTERATVGGVSGSWKELVDTLNALLESIASPVLEVSRVVRAISEGDLTQRVEVPTAGDILAMSDALNLAVENLNELLGEINDSSLVVGTSSEEMAGKGQEMSRVTVDVALAMQQMAEGAQNQALKTDQAFKLIEEIMQATKETAGKADVVNKSAILGEQTSQLGLKTVAEVVKNMEEISNAAAQTARTIEVLSTRSGEISKSLGVITDIASQTNLLALNAAIEAARAGEAGRGFAVVAEEIRKLAEGSRKSANEIATLVEDVKKDTISAATAISTMEGRVLKGKNATFEASSAFKNIATSSGETLRTSRDILTATEIQKTSIGDVVKYVEEVVAIAEQTASGTQQVAGTAKQLSSSMQELTASSQKLTDIADDLQVGLSAFQLIEYVEPEPAPVLRRTVRRIEQPVAKVEAPVRTRHMARATAPVPAPATVKRERTAARPRPEAPAPAAPRQAVVKAEPSNNGKAKAAAAKEAKAAPAQAGKGKKSTSK
- a CDS encoding chemotaxis protein CheW, whose protein sequence is MVQTESSGERKPIVQEALVQLIVFRLGTEEYGVRIEQVKEVTITPDIARMPKTPAFVKGIANLRGDIIAIIDLEERFGLRRGKGDLSTGITYTLAIEAHDYTIGIVVREVPQPLSLPVSAIERAPEFLQDSNIQEKYIEGIARFDNRIIIVLDMMKLLTPSEIMQLNPRAESSTARSRT
- a CDS encoding chemotaxis protein CheA — its product is MRSREQEYREIFMAEALEYYDAMSRHISELEKNPQSEQALNELFRLMHNLKANARAMGFMDLGEVAHQMETIFGLIRSREKEFSGSITNVLFSGIDTIGAMVRAIGENQELPNAETLLDNLDRLVRGEAPILTDEDIAVDDSRKLELSDLVYIQIKKLDHLLNLVGELIIDRDRIFTLGQEIGNPALQSAAAHLFRIADELQYSVMDARLVNVGSLFNKFPRVVRDVATTEHKEVNLSISGQDIQIDRNILQIITDSLLHLVRNAIGHGIETPEERTKAGKPPMGELALEAAIERDDVLIQVRDDGRGIDVEKVRSKAVSRGLINAQTAASLSAPAVRALLFEPGFSMAEEVTEISGRGVGLDVVKLAIDSMGGQLRVDSELGKGTTFTLVLPTSIAVKGALLFELEERSYALLLMHIDSVVSLWPEELHVVGGMLLAEVQGENVPVVSLRQLLHGGDENLPAADTEELIGRQDIIIVNYNNRRLGLIVDRFLRQQNIVIKPMTQPLDTIDLFGGVTLLGNGQVCLVLDVPALTRVFLAKRP
- a CDS encoding response regulator, encoding MKNRILIVDDSFYMRTMLKNMLTDAGYDVVGEAANGQQALEMAAATRPDLITLDVILPDNTGLDVLKGIRQEQPNVRIVMCSAVGQEVIVNEALESGAVAYIVKPFSEEKVLEIVGTMLQQADSEAETAADAPASDATDTAASDTSSESTPQA
- a CDS encoding DUF4349 domain-containing protein, whose translation is MKLHLNVFLGLVLLCASCSEQESNESGAADNTPTSTSADGFSAEENSKSESAEATPLKPEMAVAPTAQLLVYHAEVRVKTDNLRQATARLDSLVQTGGFVSAATENRENGQWRTDMTIRVEPARFQALLATICKLGTVEEKKLNTDDVTAEHADIAARLRTKRAVEARYVGLLANVKSIKEVLQVEEKISEVREEIEATESRLKALNDAVAYSTITVSLYQPIAETIPDAPVVSWSSRVVEAFYGGWQLLASLLVGLVTIWPLWVFGSIGFWLWHRRKAWLNG